One segment of Carya illinoinensis cultivar Pawnee chromosome 1, C.illinoinensisPawnee_v1, whole genome shotgun sequence DNA contains the following:
- the LOC122317048 gene encoding S-adenosylmethionine synthase 2, which produces MESFLFTSESVNEGHPDKLCDQISDAVLDACLEQDPDSKVACETCTKTNMVMVFGEITTKANVDYEKIVRDTCRAIGFVSDDVGLDADNCKVLVNIEQQSPDIAQGVHGHLTKRPEEIGAGDQGHMFGYATDETPELMPLSHVLATKLGARLTEVRKNGTCPWLRPDGKTQVTVEYYNDKGAMVPIRVHTVLISTQHDETVTNDEIAADLKQHVIKPVIPEKYLDEKTIFHLNPSGRFVIGGPHGDAGLTGRKIIIDTYGGWGAHGGGAFSGKDPTKVDRSGAYIVRQAAKSIVANGLARRCIVQVSYAIGVPEPLSVFVDTYGTGKIPDKEILKIVKESFDFRPGMISINLDLKRGGKGRFLKTAAYGHFGRDDADFTWEVVKPLKWDKVQA; this is translated from the coding sequence ATGGAGTCCTTCCTGTTCACCTCCGAATCAGTGAACGAGGGTCACCCAGACAAACTCTGTGACCAGATCTCTGATGCAGTCCTTGACGCATGCCTAGAACAGGACCCCGATAGCAAGGTGGCCTGTGAGACTTGCACCAAGACCAACATGGTCATGGTCTTCGGAGAGATCACAACCAAAGCCAATGTGGACTACGAGAAAATCGTGCGTGATACTTGCCGAGCCATTGGGTTTGTCTCAGACGATGTGGGTCTTGACGCGGACAACTGCAAGGTCCTTGTCAACATTGAGCAGCAGAGTCCTGATATTGCTCAGGGTGTCCATGGCCACCTAACCAAGAGGCCTGAAGAGATTGGTGCTGGTGACCAAGGCCACATGTTTGGCTATGCCACCGACGAGACCCCTGAATTGATGCCACTGAGCCATGTGCTTGCCACCAAGCTTGGTGCTCGCCTGACCGAGGTCCGCAAGAACGGCACGTGCCCGTGGCTTAGGCCAGATGGGAAAACCCAAGTCACTGTTGAGTATTACAATGACAAGGGCGCCATGGTTCCGATTCGGGTACATACCGTGCTCATCTCTACTCAGCACGATGAGACTGTTACCAATGATGAGATTGCGGCTGATCTCAAACAGCATGTGATCAAGCCTGTGATTCCGGAGAAGTATCTTGACGAAAAGACCATCTTTCACCTTAACCCATCAGGCCGATTTGTCATTGGCGGCCCTCATGGTGATGCTGGCCTCACCGGTAGGAAGATCATCATTGACACTTATGGTGGATGGGGTGCTCACGGTGGCGGTGCATTTTCTGGAAAGGATCCGACTAAGGTGGACAGGAGTGGTGCATACATTGTTAGGCAGGCTGCTAAGAGCATTGTGGCCAATGGACTTGCGAGGAGGTGCATCGTGCAAGTCTCTTATGCCATTGGAGTTCCTGAGCCTTTGTCGGTTTTTGTCGACACTTACGGAACAGGAAAGATTCCCGACAAAGAAATCCTCAAGATTGTCAAGGAGAGCTTCGATTTCAGGCCCGGTATGATCTCAATTAATCTTGATCTCAAGAGGGGAGGCAAAGGCAGGTTCTTGAAGACAGCTGCATATGGACATTTTGGCAGGGATGACGCTGACTTCACATGGGAGGTGGTGAAACCCCTTAAGTGGGACAAGGTCCAAGCTTGA
- the LOC122317057 gene encoding autophagy-related protein 8i-like, with protein MGKIKSFKDQHTFDERLQDAKNIIMKYPDRVPVIIERYSRTNLPEMEKKKYLVPRDMSVGQFIHILSSRLQLTPGKALFVFVKSTLPQTASRMDSIYESYKDNDGFLYMCYSSEKTFG; from the exons ATGGGAAAGATCAAATCTTTCAAGGATCAACACACATTTG ACGAACGCCTTCAAGACgcgaaaaatataattatgaaatacCCAGATCGAGTCCCT GTGATTATTGAAAGATATTCGAGAACCAATCTGCcagaaatggaaaagaaaaa ATATCTGGTTCCTCGAGACATGTCTGTTGGGCAATTTATCCACATCTTAAGTAGCAGGCTGCAATTGACTCCTGGAAAAGCTCTGTTTGTTTTTGTAAAGAGCACATTACCTCAAACAG CCAGTCGTATGGACTCCATATATGAATCTTACAAGGACAATGATGGATTTCTGTACATGTGTTACAGCAGTGAGAAAACCTTTGGTTGA